GGTGAAAATCCAATTCACGTTGTTTTCACTAAACATGTTGCTTTTTGCGCGCAGCATCAGCGGCAAGGCCTCACTGCGAGTAAGCTCCTCCTATTCCTCATCCCTTCAAAACCCTTTTAcccttttctcttctccttcATTCCCCTCCtctaaaaattcaatttttgctCGCCCTATGATTTGGTTCACCAGCTTTCTGTGTGTTATGAGATGCCCATTTGTCTCTAAATCTTCATTTGATGACATTGCTTCTGAATCAATGCGTAGTTTCTTGCAACAGGACGGTCCCCACATGTTTGATTCGGCGCCGGCACCCATTTGGGTGTCTATGGTTTTGGAAAAGCTGAAAGGGGACCCCAAATCCGCCCTTAAGTTCTTCAAGGAGGCAGGGGCTCGAACCGGGTTTCGCCATGCCGCGGAATCTTATTGCGTTTTGGCTCACATTTTGTTTTGTGGGAAATTTTATCTTGATGCCAGAAATGTAATTAGGGAATGGATTTTGTTGGGGAGGGAGTTTCCAGGGGTTGACTTCTTTGATATGTTGTGGTCTACAAGGAATGTTTGTAGGCCTGGGTTTGGAGTGTTTGATACTTTGTTTAGTGTTTTAGTGGATTTAGGGATGCTTGACGAGGCTAGGCAATGCTTTTGGAAGATGAACAAGTTTATGGTTCTGCCAAAAGTGAGGTCTTGTAATGAGCTTCTTCAcaggttttcaaaatcagacaAAGGGAAACTGGCTTTAAGTTTTTTCAAGGACATGCTGGCGGCTGGCCTCGAGCCTTCGGTTTTTACGTATAATACAGTGATAGGTTGTTTGGCCAGAGAAGGGGACTTGGAAATTGCTAGTAGTTTGTTTGAAGAAATGAAAGGTTTAGGTCTTATGCCGGACATTGTCACTTATAATTCTCTCATTGATGGTTATGGGAAGGTAGGGTTATTAACCAAAGCAGTTATTGTATTAGAGGAAATGAAAGATGCTGGATGTGAACCAGATGTGATAACATACAATTCtcttattaattgtttttgtaGATTTGAAAGAATTCCTAAAGCATTTAACTATCTGCATGAGATGAAGCAGAGACAATTGCAGCCAAATGTTGTGACTTATAGTTCACTAATTGATGCATTTTGCAAAGCAGGCATGATACTGGAagcaaataaattttttgttgacATGATACGGGTGGGTCTTCGACCCAATGAGTTTACATATACCTCTCTGATTGATGCAAATTGTAAAATAGGCAATCTCAGTGAAGCGTTTAAATTGGCAAGTGAGATGCAGCAGGCTGGGATTAACTTAAATATTGTCACCCGCTCTGCATTACTGGATGGTCTTTGTGAAGATGGAAGAATGAGAGAAGCAGAAGAATTATTTGGGGCATTGTTGAAAGCTGGATGGACGCTTAATCAGCAGATTTATACTTCCCTTTTTCAAGGATATATCAAGGCCGCTATGATGGATAAGGCCATGTATATTTTAGAGGAAATGAACAAGAAAAACCTTAAACCAGATGTGTTGTTGTATGGAACTAAAATATGGGGCCTTtgcaaacaaaataatatacaagATTCTGAGGCTGTAATTCTAGAAATGATGGATTGTGGTCTGACAGctaatagttatatatatacaacCCTTATGGATGCATATTTTAAGGTTGGGAAAACCACAGAGGCTGTTAATCTATTCAAGAAGATGCCAGAATTAGGTATGAAGACTACAGTGGTAACATATGGTGTACTAATTGATGGTTTATGCAAAAAAGGTTTAGTTCAACAGGCTCTTAGTTACTTTGAGCAAATGACTCTAACGGGTTTGCAACCTAACATCATGATTTATACATCTCTGATTGATGGTCTCTGTAAAATTGATTGTGTTGAAGAAGCCAAGGAGTTGTTCAATGAAATGCTGGATAAGGGAATCAGTCCAGATACATTAGTTTACACTTGTTTGATTGATGCGTACATGAAGCATGGAAATCCCAAAGAAGCTTTGAATTTGCGAAATAAAATGGTTGAAACAGGTATTGTGCTAGACCTGCATGCTTATACTTCACTTATTTGGGGTTTTTCTCGTTATGGTGAACTACAACAGGCAAAGTCCTTCCTAGATGAGATGCTCAGCAAAGGCATTATTCCTGATCAAGTTCTCTGTATTTATGTATTGAGAAAGTATCGTGAACTAGGAGACATCAATGAAGCTCTGACACTTCATGATGATATGATGAGGAGGGGCCTAATTTCCGGGACTATTGACGTAACAGTTCCTTCTGTACACAGTTGAGGGATATCAAGTTGTTTACTATCTAGATTCCTTCATTTTATACGAGTGTTCAATAGCATTATTGAAAtgaatttatgtattattatataaaggCAACTGGGTGTTCTGGTTGACGCAATCTCATTCTCAAGACAGTGGATTGTCTATGATGTAAATCCCGAGGTTTTGGGACTCGCACATCAATAATCATGTTCTCATGTGATAATCAAGACAACCATAACGTGATGTTTTCCTTGTATGAAACCAATTGGCGAATATAATAACTAGTAAGTTCATAATTACAGCTACTGGAcacttttcttcctttatacTTGGATTTATTTCCATATCAAGTTACATAGTTGATGCAAGTGTTTTTAGAGTCTTAATCCTTTTGATACAGTGCATTCCTTCTACAGCTGTGTTACAACATTGCAGAAGCTTAGTGCTTCCTAATCAGGCACTGATTTTCGGAGAGCAGCAAACCTTTAAGTGGCGGATGTAGAAAAGTTCAGCGATAGGGGGATGCCCTTTTCACCACTTAGATATGCAAGGTGTGTGATATTTTCTTTGCatcttattaatttaatatttacacaTGCAACCATAGTCGTGATCTTAAATCTCTTTATTAGATATTGTCCCCTGTACGGAAGCTTCTCTGTTTCATGAGAAAATGTATTTACTCTTAAAATCTTCCATTACACAGTTCATACAGTTCCAaagtgatttttatattggtacTACTTCTTAGTTTAATCTAACAAATCAGTTTATTTGCTCGGAGATTATAATAGCTTTTCTTTGCTAATAAATAGGAAACTCTAATATAGTTTTCTCATCTCATATATATTTCTACAAATTTAAAGCTAACAGAAAACAGGCTGATTGTCAGCAGTATATTATTATCAGGTTGTTCACTTGTTTGGAAGCTGAGTCGTGATATGCAACTGATACGGTCTCCTTTCTTAAGCTTTGTGCAAGCTGCTTCTAGATGGCACCGATCCGAAATATCTAGAGCTATAAGCTTGTGAATCTTCAATGGGTGGACGTATATATGTATTCAggtttctcttctctctccgACCTTGTAGCTAACGAAGACAGATACAGTCTAAATATCAGgtgtatatttgtatttatttatttcttttatttttttggcaTTGAAAAGCTTTGGGCGTAGAAGAGGTTGTCTCGTTTCAAGGTTACTAGAAGGATGTTTTACTGTCGTACCGACAAATAACTTGCTAATAAACGAGAATAGACCACCATTTTGGTTCCCGAAAGTATATGGTGTTTGGCACTCTAACTATTTATTGTTGTTTCGGTTCCAAAACATGTTAAAATTATTACTGAAGTCACATTTGTTTTTGAACTTTAGACCAATGTAATTGACGGATAGCACTTTTAAGGACTTTCTTACTTGCTGATAAAGAAAAAGGACTTTCTACTGTATAAGACTAACATGATAGCATTGTAGACTTTCTGAGATTGAAATGGTCATTTATTCAATAAGAAGCACAGAATGAACAACGAAACGGGACAATGTG
This genomic stretch from Vigna radiata var. radiata cultivar VC1973A chromosome 7, Vradiata_ver6, whole genome shotgun sequence harbors:
- the LOC106765457 gene encoding putative pentatricopeptide repeat-containing protein At2g02150 isoform X2 — translated: MKPFLFFQHQSPIRRVKIQFTLFSLNMLLFARSISGKASLRDGPHMFDSAPAPIWVSMVLEKLKGDPKSALKFFKEAGARTGFRHAAESYCVLAHILFCGKFYLDARNVIREWILLGREFPGVDFFDMLWSTRNVCRPGFGVFDTLFSVLVDLGMLDEARQCFWKMNKFMVLPKVRSCNELLHRFSKSDKGKLALSFFKDMLAAGLEPSVFTYNTVIGCLAREGDLEIASSLFEEMKGLGLMPDIVTYNSLIDGYGKVGLLTKAVIVLEEMKDAGCEPDVITYNSLINCFCRFERIPKAFNYLHEMKQRQLQPNVVTYSSLIDAFCKAGMILEANKFFVDMIRVGLRPNEFTYTSLIDANCKIGNLSEAFKLASEMQQAGINLNIVTRSALLDGLCEDGRMREAEELFGALLKAGWTLNQQIYTSLFQGYIKAAMMDKAMYILEEMNKKNLKPDVLLYGTKIWGLCKQNNIQDSEAVILEMMDCGLTANSYIYTTLMDAYFKVGKTTEAVNLFKKMPELGMKTTVVTYGVLIDGLCKKGLVQQALSYFEQMTLTGLQPNIMIYTSLIDGLCKIDCVEEAKELFNEMLDKGISPDTLVYTCLIDAYMKHGNPKEALNLRNKMVETGIVLDLHAYTSLIWGFSRYGELQQAKSFLDEMLSKGIIPDQVLCIYVLRKYRELGDINEALTLHDDMMRRGLISGTIDVTVPSVHS
- the LOC106765457 gene encoding putative pentatricopeptide repeat-containing protein At2g02150 isoform X1, which produces MKPFLFFQHQSPIRRVKIQFTLFSLNMLLFARSISGKASLRVSSSYSSSLQNPFTLFSSPSFPSSKNSIFARPMIWFTSFLCVMRCPFVSKSSFDDIASESMRSFLQQDGPHMFDSAPAPIWVSMVLEKLKGDPKSALKFFKEAGARTGFRHAAESYCVLAHILFCGKFYLDARNVIREWILLGREFPGVDFFDMLWSTRNVCRPGFGVFDTLFSVLVDLGMLDEARQCFWKMNKFMVLPKVRSCNELLHRFSKSDKGKLALSFFKDMLAAGLEPSVFTYNTVIGCLAREGDLEIASSLFEEMKGLGLMPDIVTYNSLIDGYGKVGLLTKAVIVLEEMKDAGCEPDVITYNSLINCFCRFERIPKAFNYLHEMKQRQLQPNVVTYSSLIDAFCKAGMILEANKFFVDMIRVGLRPNEFTYTSLIDANCKIGNLSEAFKLASEMQQAGINLNIVTRSALLDGLCEDGRMREAEELFGALLKAGWTLNQQIYTSLFQGYIKAAMMDKAMYILEEMNKKNLKPDVLLYGTKIWGLCKQNNIQDSEAVILEMMDCGLTANSYIYTTLMDAYFKVGKTTEAVNLFKKMPELGMKTTVVTYGVLIDGLCKKGLVQQALSYFEQMTLTGLQPNIMIYTSLIDGLCKIDCVEEAKELFNEMLDKGISPDTLVYTCLIDAYMKHGNPKEALNLRNKMVETGIVLDLHAYTSLIWGFSRYGELQQAKSFLDEMLSKGIIPDQVLCIYVLRKYRELGDINEALTLHDDMMRRGLISGTIDVTVPSVHS
- the LOC106765457 gene encoding putative pentatricopeptide repeat-containing protein At2g02150 isoform X3, which translates into the protein MFDSAPAPIWVSMVLEKLKGDPKSALKFFKEAGARTGFRHAAESYCVLAHILFCGKFYLDARNVIREWILLGREFPGVDFFDMLWSTRNVCRPGFGVFDTLFSVLVDLGMLDEARQCFWKMNKFMVLPKVRSCNELLHRFSKSDKGKLALSFFKDMLAAGLEPSVFTYNTVIGCLAREGDLEIASSLFEEMKGLGLMPDIVTYNSLIDGYGKVGLLTKAVIVLEEMKDAGCEPDVITYNSLINCFCRFERIPKAFNYLHEMKQRQLQPNVVTYSSLIDAFCKAGMILEANKFFVDMIRVGLRPNEFTYTSLIDANCKIGNLSEAFKLASEMQQAGINLNIVTRSALLDGLCEDGRMREAEELFGALLKAGWTLNQQIYTSLFQGYIKAAMMDKAMYILEEMNKKNLKPDVLLYGTKIWGLCKQNNIQDSEAVILEMMDCGLTANSYIYTTLMDAYFKVGKTTEAVNLFKKMPELGMKTTVVTYGVLIDGLCKKGLVQQALSYFEQMTLTGLQPNIMIYTSLIDGLCKIDCVEEAKELFNEMLDKGISPDTLVYTCLIDAYMKHGNPKEALNLRNKMVETGIVLDLHAYTSLIWGFSRYGELQQAKSFLDEMLSKGIIPDQVLCIYVLRKYRELGDINEALTLHDDMMRRGLISGTIDVTVPSVHS